Proteins encoded together in one Papaver somniferum cultivar HN1 unplaced genomic scaffold, ASM357369v1 unplaced-scaffold_117, whole genome shotgun sequence window:
- the LOC113329886 gene encoding uncharacterized protein LOC113329886 isoform X1 — translation MKIEGVPADGESFQSRFCSLVKLQTQIQHYLETYQTQNQRQLEVLTSNLAKLMPQLDINGKFLVDKVGTDDDNQGFVLVPSFPQPDLEHDALRTTVNSVSEEATPPVNEQEPDHTDRYSDENKNTYNGEIEEEIIEDILHPGLLEEEIMSNVELQPEQSVHLSDSSIPFVNISTEGFAGMMKMETGQELKSCSTKIRDH, via the exons ATGAAGATAGAAGGAGTTCCTGCTGATGGTGAATCTTTTCAATCGAGATTTTGCAGTCTTGTCAAACTTCAAACACAAATTCAGCATTATTTAGAGACTTACCAAACACAAAATCAACGGCAACTTGAGGTTTTAACTTCTAATCTTGCCAAACTTATGCCCCAACTAGATATAAATGGCAAATTTTTGGTTGATAAAGTAGGTACTGACGACGATAATCAAGGTTTCGTTCTAGTCCCATCATTTCCACAGCCAGATCTTGAACACG ATGCCTTGAGAACGACGGTAAATTCTGTTTCGGAGGAAGCTACACCACCGGTAAATGAGCAGGAACCAGATCATACAGATAGATACagtgatgaaaataaaaatacttacaatggggaaattgaagaagaaattattgAGGATATATTACATCCTGGGCTGTTAGAAGAAGAAATAATGTCTAATGTTGAACTTCAACCGGAACAATCGGTGCACCTTAGCGATTCCTCCATTCCATTTGTGAATATTA GTACAGAAGGCTTCGCCGGGATGATGAAGATGGAAACTGGACAAGAGCTAAAGAGTTGTTCGACAAAGATCCGGGATCATTAA
- the LOC113329886 gene encoding uncharacterized protein LOC113329886 isoform X2: MKIEGVPADGESFQSRFCSLVKLQTQIQHYLETYQTQNQRQLEVLTSNLAKLMPQLDINGKFLVDKVGTDDDNQGFVLVPSFPQPDLEHDALRTTVNSVSEEATPPVNEQEPDHTDRYSDENKNTYNGEIEEEIIEDILHPGLLEEEIMSNVELQPEQSVHLSDSSIPFVNIKGFAGMMKMETGQELKSCSTKIRDH; encoded by the exons ATGAAGATAGAAGGAGTTCCTGCTGATGGTGAATCTTTTCAATCGAGATTTTGCAGTCTTGTCAAACTTCAAACACAAATTCAGCATTATTTAGAGACTTACCAAACACAAAATCAACGGCAACTTGAGGTTTTAACTTCTAATCTTGCCAAACTTATGCCCCAACTAGATATAAATGGCAAATTTTTGGTTGATAAAGTAGGTACTGACGACGATAATCAAGGTTTCGTTCTAGTCCCATCATTTCCACAGCCAGATCTTGAACACG ATGCCTTGAGAACGACGGTAAATTCTGTTTCGGAGGAAGCTACACCACCGGTAAATGAGCAGGAACCAGATCATACAGATAGATACagtgatgaaaataaaaatacttacaatggggaaattgaagaagaaattattgAGGATATATTACATCCTGGGCTGTTAGAAGAAGAAATAATGTCTAATGTTGAACTTCAACCGGAACAATCGGTGCACCTTAGCGATTCCTCCATTCCATTTGTGAATATTA AAGGCTTCGCCGGGATGATGAAGATGGAAACTGGACAAGAGCTAAAGAGTTGTTCGACAAAGATCCGGGATCATTAA